One segment of Thermococcus sp. AM4 DNA contains the following:
- a CDS encoding TATA-box-binding protein, with product MVDISNVKLRIENIVASVDLFAELNLEKVIEICPNSKYNPEEFPGIICRFEDPKVALLIFSSGKLVVTGAKSVEDIERAVKKLTEMLKTKVGTKFTRPPQIDIQNMVFSGDIGMEFNLDAVALSLPNCEYEPEQFPGVIYRAKDPKAVILLFSSGKIVCSGAKSEKDAWEAVKKLLRELEKYGLIGEEEEEW from the coding sequence TTGGTCGATATAAGTAACGTAAAGCTCAGAATTGAGAACATAGTCGCTTCTGTTGATCTCTTCGCGGAGCTGAACCTCGAGAAGGTTATTGAGATATGCCCCAACTCGAAGTACAACCCGGAGGAGTTCCCCGGCATAATCTGCCGCTTCGAGGATCCCAAGGTTGCACTGCTGATATTCAGCTCCGGGAAGCTCGTTGTCACCGGTGCTAAAAGCGTTGAGGACATCGAGAGGGCCGTTAAAAAGCTCACCGAGATGCTGAAGACCAAGGTGGGAACGAAGTTCACTAGACCGCCCCAGATAGACATCCAGAACATGGTCTTCAGCGGCGACATCGGCATGGAGTTCAACCTCGACGCGGTAGCTTTAAGCCTGCCAAACTGTGAGTACGAGCCAGAGCAGTTCCCCGGTGTCATATACCGTGCCAAAGACCCGAAGGCTGTTATACTGCTCTTCTCCTCAGGTAAGATCGTCTGCTCGGGCGCAAAGAGCGAGAAAGACGCCTGGGAAGCGGTCAAGAAGCTCCTCCGTGAGCTCGAAAAGTACGGCCTTATCGGGGAGGAAGAGGAGGAGTGGTAA
- a CDS encoding DUF505 family protein, which yields MYLKKRHLEILREMKKTESQAEIEAKLPEEFQIRAIELYILGFAELEGGKIKLTDAGRKLLEISDSLNLDELPEVIADTEIMKMHELLDETGKVPESWLEKLKERKLADENGLTEFGKALLELYRETHPVVYLTPEIVSFLRGMPKIGTLDELVTYKNSKLYGDNIVNALQAMRLLLISPPTEKGRAFATTPAAKLALKAVSMIPVFARAIVLRKEDFEALKAGRSNAELESMGLTDEKGTTEFGKAVMETYEAMGRVEEKVLPIYLLDDGLAVLKAIREIEKKYETNPDILPTEKEIARRVEVEDLGAILHLLESKELVERKLVKNKDTYWLTEWGKEAINFGTVSPDAMKAVTYAESGDVPIAEWVIKAQEEGVVKVGVTDKGRFYLKLSRSIKRKPFLTRYDAAILAKTPRKKYIHRDELVELVKDYVGGDEKEIIRAIGEAEAKGFVVELQNGMVKLTELGDKVKTALENAKLQEIVKVKFSVTPTLYNVLRVIYENLETFNRIWKEKSEIKGYKMEEVDVIRKHLSLSDDEIKKALTMLRQLGFLGSKSLTEAGKVLVEAYL from the coding sequence ATGTATCTGAAGAAGAGGCACCTTGAGATACTCAGGGAAATGAAGAAGACCGAGAGCCAGGCCGAGATTGAGGCCAAACTGCCGGAGGAGTTCCAGATAAGGGCAATCGAGCTTTACATTCTCGGGTTTGCCGAGCTTGAGGGCGGAAAGATTAAGCTCACCGATGCCGGAAGGAAGCTCCTCGAGATAAGCGACTCCCTGAACCTCGACGAGCTTCCGGAGGTCATAGCCGATACCGAGATAATGAAGATGCATGAGCTCCTCGATGAGACCGGAAAGGTCCCCGAGAGCTGGCTCGAGAAGCTGAAGGAGAGAAAGCTCGCCGATGAGAACGGCCTCACCGAGTTCGGAAAGGCGCTCCTCGAGCTCTACCGCGAGACCCACCCCGTCGTTTACCTGACCCCGGAGATAGTTTCGTTCCTCAGGGGAATGCCGAAAATCGGAACCCTCGATGAACTTGTAACCTACAAGAACTCAAAGCTCTACGGCGACAACATCGTGAACGCCCTCCAGGCGATGCGCCTGCTCCTGATTTCACCGCCGACCGAGAAGGGAAGGGCCTTCGCAACCACTCCCGCGGCGAAGCTCGCCCTCAAAGCCGTCAGCATGATTCCGGTATTTGCGAGGGCGATAGTCCTCAGGAAGGAGGACTTCGAGGCCCTGAAGGCCGGAAGGAGCAACGCCGAGCTTGAGAGCATGGGACTCACCGACGAGAAGGGCACAACTGAGTTCGGAAAGGCCGTGATGGAGACCTACGAGGCGATGGGCAGGGTTGAGGAGAAGGTTCTCCCGATTTACCTGCTCGACGACGGACTTGCGGTCCTCAAGGCCATCAGGGAGATTGAGAAGAAGTACGAGACCAACCCCGACATCTTGCCAACGGAGAAGGAAATTGCCAGGCGCGTTGAGGTCGAGGACCTTGGAGCTATCTTGCACCTCCTTGAGAGCAAGGAGCTGGTCGAGAGGAAGCTCGTCAAGAACAAGGACACCTACTGGCTCACCGAGTGGGGTAAAGAGGCCATAAACTTCGGAACCGTCAGTCCCGATGCCATGAAGGCGGTAACCTATGCCGAGAGCGGCGACGTGCCCATAGCCGAGTGGGTCATCAAGGCCCAGGAGGAGGGAGTCGTCAAGGTCGGCGTCACCGACAAGGGCAGGTTCTACCTCAAGCTCAGTCGCTCGATTAAGAGGAAGCCGTTCCTCACCAGATACGACGCGGCGATACTCGCCAAGACCCCGAGGAAGAAGTACATCCACAGGGATGAGCTGGTTGAGCTGGTCAAGGACTACGTTGGCGGAGACGAGAAGGAAATCATCAGGGCAATCGGCGAGGCGGAAGCGAAGGGCTTCGTCGTCGAGCTCCAGAACGGTATGGTCAAACTGACCGAACTCGGAGATAAAGTTAAGACCGCCCTCGAGAACGCCAAGCTCCAGGAGATAGTCAAGGTCAAGTTCAGCGTCACGCCGACCCTCTACAACGTGCTCAGGGTAATCTACGAGAACCTTGAGACCTTCAACAGAATCTGGAAGGAGAAGAGCGAGATCAAGGGCTACAAGATGGAGGAAGTGGACGTCATCAGGAAGCACCTCAGCCTCAGCGACGACGAAATAAAGAAGGCCCTAACGATGCTCCGCCAGCTCGGCTTCCTCGGAAGCAAGAGCCTGACGGAGGCAGGAAAGGTCCTCGTTGAGGCCTACCTTTGA
- a CDS encoding ATP-dependent Clp protease proteolytic subunit: MDPLSGFLGSLLWWLFFLYILMWPQLQYRQLQIMRAKLLAKIAKKRNSTVITMIHRQESIGFFGIPVYKFISVEDSEEILRAIRAAPKDKPIDLIIHTPGGLVLAATQIARALKEHPAETRVIVPHYAMSGGTLIALAADRIIMDPNAVLGPVDPQLGQYPAPSIVKAVEQKGAEKVDDQTLILADVAKKAIKQVQDFVFYLLKDRYGEEKARQLAQILTEGRWTHDYPITVDHAKELGLHVETDVPEEIYALMELYKQPVRQRGTVEFMPYPVKQEGVK, from the coding sequence ATGGACCCACTCAGTGGTTTCTTAGGTTCACTTCTCTGGTGGCTGTTCTTCCTGTACATCCTGATGTGGCCCCAGCTCCAGTACAGGCAGCTCCAGATAATGAGGGCCAAACTGCTGGCCAAGATAGCGAAGAAGAGGAACTCAACGGTAATAACGATGATCCACAGGCAGGAGAGCATCGGATTCTTTGGAATCCCCGTGTACAAGTTCATAAGCGTTGAGGACAGCGAGGAAATACTCAGGGCCATACGGGCGGCGCCGAAGGATAAACCGATAGACCTCATCATCCACACCCCAGGAGGGTTGGTTTTAGCGGCAACTCAGATCGCACGGGCCCTCAAGGAGCACCCGGCGGAGACGAGGGTGATAGTGCCTCACTACGCCATGAGCGGGGGGACGCTTATAGCCCTCGCGGCCGACAGGATAATAATGGATCCCAACGCAGTTCTCGGACCAGTTGATCCGCAGCTTGGTCAGTACCCGGCCCCGAGCATCGTAAAGGCAGTGGAACAGAAGGGAGCCGAGAAAGTGGACGACCAGACACTGATTCTGGCAGACGTGGCCAAGAAGGCGATAAAGCAGGTTCAGGACTTCGTGTTCTACCTGCTGAAGGACAGATACGGCGAGGAGAAAGCCAGGCAGCTGGCCCAGATACTCACGGAGGGAAGGTGGACCCACGATTACCCGATTACGGTCGATCACGCCAAGGAACTGGGACTTCATGTCGAGACGGACGTTCCAGAGGAGATCTACGCGCTGATGGAGCTTTACAAGCAACCGGTAAGGCAGAGGGGCACTGTGGAGTTCATGCCCTATCCCGTAAAGCAGGAAGGGGTCAAATGA
- a CDS encoding DUF356 domain-containing protein: MRNTIVLVRTDNFQKASVALADLVRYGGMRIRGDPRIIPPALSDWAFEKISGEKPRKRFKAHVVAQIDLPPRKAIGRLMDIHPPAHVLVIPPDTEVWEELMRLWGSFEKLRGFHPPKRTKAEEARRKAEKRREKEEWEFEEV; the protein is encoded by the coding sequence ATGCGAAACACGATTGTCTTGGTTAGAACCGACAACTTTCAGAAGGCGAGCGTGGCTTTGGCCGACCTCGTGAGATACGGGGGCATGAGGATTCGCGGTGACCCGAGGATAATCCCGCCGGCCCTCTCGGACTGGGCCTTCGAAAAGATAAGTGGCGAAAAACCAAGAAAGCGCTTTAAAGCCCACGTCGTGGCTCAGATTGACCTTCCGCCGAGGAAGGCCATAGGAAGGCTGATGGACATTCACCCACCGGCCCACGTGCTCGTGATTCCACCGGACACTGAGGTATGGGAGGAGTTAATGCGCCTCTGGGGAAGCTTTGAGAAGCTCCGCGGCTTCCACCCCCCGAAGAGGACGAAGGCCGAAGAAGCCCGGCGGAAGGCCGAGAAGAGGAGAGAGAAGGAAGAGTGGGAGTTCGAGGAGGTTTAG
- a CDS encoding type II toxin-antitoxin system VapC family toxin, with protein sequence MVPVINDIVFSEFIFHYIALKTGVSPFTIKKRGEIGNVILTEEPKDFLDQFHVLPTDDEVLEVSYGLMRKHNLLPNDAIILATCLVFEVRNLGTLDSDLKQAGEKEGLNALP encoded by the coding sequence TTGGTCCCAGTAATCAACGACATAGTTTTCAGTGAGTTCATTTTCCACTACATCGCCCTCAAAACTGGAGTTTCCCCGTTTACCATCAAAAAGCGGGGCGAGATAGGAAACGTAATCCTCACCGAGGAACCAAAGGACTTCCTTGACCAGTTTCACGTTCTTCCTACAGACGATGAGGTTCTTGAGGTATCTTATGGGCTCATGAGAAAGCACAACCTGCTCCCGAATGACGCAATAATCCTCGCCACTTGTCTTGTCTTTGAAGTGAGAAACCTTGGAACGCTGGACAGCGACCTTAAACAGGCTGGGGAGAAAGAAGGACTAAACGCCCTTCCCTAA
- a CDS encoding multiprotein bridging factor aMBF1 yields the protein MSKAKPRYCEICGAPIRGPGHRIRLEGAEVLVCDRCYEKYGRKKSGFSIMPTGREPRRRPVSAPRPKREPKPYRERPLYTEEIVEDFAERVYKAIQRSGKSYEELSHEIGLSVNDLRAIAHGYREPTIKEAKKLERYFKITLIERVEEEFKEKKTIPKDYEPTLGDIANIRIRKRKK from the coding sequence ATGAGCAAGGCCAAGCCGCGCTACTGCGAGATTTGTGGTGCGCCCATTAGAGGCCCGGGGCACAGGATAAGGCTCGAAGGTGCCGAGGTCCTCGTCTGCGACCGCTGTTACGAGAAGTACGGCCGAAAGAAGTCCGGCTTCAGCATAATGCCCACCGGAAGAGAGCCGAGGAGAAGGCCCGTCTCAGCTCCGAGGCCGAAGAGGGAGCCGAAGCCCTACCGCGAGAGACCGCTCTACACCGAAGAAATCGTCGAGGACTTCGCCGAGAGGGTTTACAAAGCTATACAGAGAAGCGGTAAAAGCTACGAGGAGCTGTCCCACGAGATTGGGCTTTCGGTGAACGATTTGAGAGCCATAGCGCACGGTTACCGCGAACCCACCATCAAGGAAGCCAAAAAGCTTGAACGCTACTTCAAGATTACGCTCATCGAGCGCGTCGAGGAGGAGTTCAAGGAAAAGAAGACGATTCCGAAGGACTACGAGCCGACCCTCGGCGACATCGCCAACATCAGGATACGGAAGAGGAAGAAGTGA
- a CDS encoding GNAT family N-acetyltransferase, whose amino-acid sequence MMTEVKIEKLQKLDQETLERLIEIYMNAYEGMREYGGEGESYAKRYLRWCWSKAKDGFFVAKIGDEIVGFIVCDDDWYSKYEGKTVGAIHEFAVDRKYQGHGIGRKLMEKCLEYLKGKKIELWVGEKNERAKRFYEEYGFREVGKHGIWVRMVKPAEKVISADEK is encoded by the coding sequence ATGATGACGGAAGTGAAGATAGAGAAACTCCAAAAGCTCGACCAGGAAACGCTGGAGAGGCTGATAGAGATTTACATGAACGCCTACGAGGGAATGCGCGAGTACGGCGGGGAGGGCGAGAGCTACGCGAAGCGTTATCTTAGGTGGTGCTGGAGCAAAGCTAAAGACGGCTTTTTCGTTGCCAAAATCGGCGACGAGATAGTCGGCTTCATCGTCTGCGACGACGACTGGTACAGCAAGTACGAGGGGAAAACGGTTGGGGCCATACATGAGTTCGCCGTGGACAGGAAGTATCAGGGGCACGGAATCGGGCGGAAGCTCATGGAGAAGTGCCTCGAGTACCTGAAGGGAAAGAAAATCGAGCTCTGGGTCGGCGAGAAGAACGAGCGGGCAAAGAGGTTTTACGAGGAGTACGGTTTCAGGGAAGTTGGAAAGCATGGCATCTGGGTTAGGATGGTTAAGCCTGCCGAAAAGGTGATAAGCGCGGACGAGAAGTAG
- a CDS encoding PIN domain-containing protein → MIVIPDTSALVELIRGTEKGKAVLKILNESELVIIPTLVLAELSSFLERNGVDLSVVGMIADMGLVVPLDREVAIKAGKLHAKIRRRNKNKHVSLADCIIAETAKRYGALVVTTDHHFRLLGDAIIIES, encoded by the coding sequence ATGATAGTTATCCCCGACACTTCTGCCCTCGTGGAACTTATTAGGGGCACCGAGAAGGGAAAAGCTGTTCTCAAGATTCTCAACGAATCAGAGCTGGTGATTATCCCAACGCTCGTTTTGGCGGAGCTTAGTAGTTTCTTGGAGAGAAACGGGGTTGATTTAAGTGTAGTGGGGATGATAGCGGATATGGGTCTGGTAGTTCCGTTGGATAGAGAAGTCGCTATAAAGGCGGGAAAACTGCACGCAAAAATCCGCAGGAGGAACAAAAACAAGCACGTTTCACTTGCAGACTGCATTATTGCAGAAACCGCCAAGAGATACGGGGCGCTTGTGGTTACAACCGACCACCATTTTCGGCTCTTGGGAGATGCAATAATAATTGAAAGCTAA
- a CDS encoding Zn-ribbon domain-containing OB-fold protein: MARPMQVSRYWRHFREKYRLIGGKCENGHVFFPHRGVCPVCGSKNVEEYEFSGRGKVLTWTIVRNPPSGFEYYKPYPLALVQLEEGPVVLAQLTDVDPEEIHEGMEVEVVTRKVREFEEDGIILYAYKFRPVLK, from the coding sequence ATGGCCCGTCCGATGCAGGTTTCCCGCTACTGGAGGCACTTCCGCGAGAAGTACAGGCTCATAGGGGGCAAATGCGAGAACGGCCACGTCTTCTTCCCCCACAGGGGAGTTTGCCCCGTCTGCGGTTCGAAGAACGTCGAGGAGTACGAGTTCAGCGGAAGGGGCAAGGTGCTCACCTGGACGATAGTGAGGAACCCGCCGAGCGGGTTCGAGTATTACAAGCCCTATCCCTTGGCCCTGGTTCAGCTCGAGGAAGGGCCCGTCGTTCTGGCCCAGCTGACGGACGTTGACCCGGAGGAAATCCACGAGGGCATGGAAGTTGAGGTCGTGACCAGAAAGGTCAGGGAGTTTGAGGAGGACGGCATAATTCTCTACGCCTACAAGTTCAGGCCCGTTTTGAAGTGA
- a CDS encoding thiolase domain-containing protein: MRKAVIIGAGMTPVGEHWKLSLRDLAVEALLKAMEDAGVDKVDSLYVGNMVSGPFVEQENLGALIADWAGLGNIPAVKIEAACASGGAAVQEGVKAVLSGLEDVVAVVGVEKMTDAWPSDATRYLAYAADAEWELFHGASFVALNALIMRHYMKTYGYTEEDLALFAVNAHANGAKNPYAMFKRPIKVETVLKSPYIADPLKLFDASPVCDGAAAVIITTPEKAEELGVPKEKWVEVAGMARAIDTINLANREDLLTLKAAKIAAEKAYKMAGVEPKDIDFFEVHDAFTVMAALSLEALGVAKKGEGAKLAREGQIAIDADYPIQTMGGLKARGHPVGATGVYQTLEAVLQLRGEAPNQVPDAEVGLTQNIGGTGSNITVSIFRRV, encoded by the coding sequence ATGAGGAAGGCAGTCATAATCGGAGCGGGCATGACGCCCGTTGGCGAGCACTGGAAGCTCTCACTTAGGGATTTGGCCGTTGAGGCCCTCCTCAAGGCGATGGAAGATGCCGGCGTCGATAAGGTTGACTCCCTCTACGTCGGCAACATGGTTTCGGGTCCCTTCGTCGAGCAGGAGAACCTCGGCGCGCTCATAGCTGACTGGGCCGGTCTCGGGAACATTCCCGCGGTTAAAATTGAGGCAGCGTGCGCCTCCGGAGGTGCCGCCGTTCAGGAGGGCGTTAAGGCCGTTCTCAGCGGATTGGAGGATGTTGTCGCCGTCGTCGGCGTCGAGAAGATGACAGATGCATGGCCGAGCGACGCGACGCGCTACTTGGCTTACGCGGCAGACGCCGAGTGGGAGCTCTTCCACGGGGCCAGCTTCGTGGCGCTCAATGCACTCATCATGAGGCACTACATGAAGACCTACGGCTACACCGAGGAGGATTTGGCCCTCTTCGCCGTCAACGCCCACGCCAACGGCGCCAAGAACCCCTACGCGATGTTCAAGAGGCCCATCAAGGTCGAGACTGTTTTAAAGAGCCCCTACATAGCCGACCCGCTCAAGCTCTTCGACGCCTCGCCGGTCTGCGACGGAGCAGCGGCAGTGATAATAACCACCCCCGAGAAGGCCGAGGAGCTCGGCGTTCCGAAGGAGAAGTGGGTTGAAGTTGCTGGAATGGCGCGCGCCATAGACACAATAAACCTCGCCAACAGGGAAGATTTGCTCACCCTCAAGGCGGCGAAGATAGCAGCAGAGAAAGCCTACAAGATGGCGGGAGTTGAGCCTAAGGACATCGACTTCTTCGAGGTTCACGACGCCTTCACGGTCATGGCCGCGCTGAGTCTTGAGGCTCTCGGCGTCGCGAAGAAGGGTGAGGGAGCGAAGCTCGCCAGAGAGGGCCAGATAGCGATTGACGCGGATTATCCGATACAGACGATGGGAGGACTCAAAGCTCGCGGTCATCCCGTTGGAGCTACCGGCGTCTACCAGACTCTCGAGGCGGTTCTCCAGCTCCGCGGTGAGGCGCCGAACCAGGTTCCCGACGCCGAGGTCGGCCTGACCCAGAACATCGGTGGAACTGGTTCGAACATAACCGTTAGCATCTTCAGGAGGGTGTGA
- a CDS encoding hydroxymethylglutaryl-CoA synthase produces the protein MRKLLKPKREVGIVGYGAYVPMYRIKAEEIGRVWGVSSFPIEEKAVPGLDEDALTIGLEAARNALKRAGIDPKLIRAVWFGSESKPYAVKPTGTVIAEAIGATPDVSTADFEFACKAGTEALQTAIGFVGSEMADYAMAIGADTAQGRPGDHLEFTAGAGGAAFIVGPKSSETVAYFEGSYSYVTDTPDFWRRQHEHYPRHGNRFTGEPAYFHHIINAAKTLMEELGLTVNDFDYAVFHQPNVKFPLTAAKILGIPKEKVLPGLLTGKIGNTYSGATMVGVSAVLDIAKPGDRILWVSFGSGAGSDAFSIVVQDAIEEKRDLAPKVRDYVERKKYIDYALYAKARRKFIL, from the coding sequence ATGAGGAAACTTCTGAAGCCGAAGAGGGAAGTGGGCATCGTCGGCTACGGTGCCTACGTTCCGATGTATAGAATCAAGGCCGAGGAGATAGGAAGGGTCTGGGGCGTTTCGAGCTTTCCAATAGAGGAAAAGGCCGTTCCAGGTCTCGACGAGGACGCGCTCACCATAGGACTTGAGGCAGCGAGAAACGCGCTCAAGAGGGCCGGAATTGACCCCAAGCTCATAAGGGCGGTCTGGTTTGGCAGTGAGAGCAAGCCCTACGCGGTTAAGCCCACAGGAACGGTCATAGCCGAGGCAATCGGAGCAACGCCTGACGTCAGCACCGCCGACTTCGAGTTCGCCTGTAAGGCCGGAACCGAAGCTTTGCAAACAGCTATCGGCTTCGTTGGCTCCGAGATGGCCGACTACGCGATGGCAATCGGAGCGGACACTGCCCAGGGAAGGCCCGGCGACCACCTCGAGTTCACTGCCGGAGCGGGCGGAGCTGCCTTCATAGTTGGGCCGAAGAGCTCCGAAACGGTTGCCTACTTCGAGGGAAGCTACTCCTACGTTACCGATACTCCGGACTTCTGGAGGCGCCAGCACGAGCACTACCCGAGGCACGGAAACCGCTTTACCGGTGAGCCGGCCTACTTCCACCACATAATCAACGCGGCAAAAACGCTGATGGAGGAGCTTGGCCTTACAGTCAACGACTTCGACTACGCGGTCTTCCACCAGCCCAACGTCAAGTTCCCGCTCACCGCTGCCAAAATCCTTGGAATCCCGAAGGAGAAGGTTCTTCCCGGCCTGCTGACCGGCAAGATTGGAAACACCTACAGCGGTGCGACGATGGTCGGCGTTTCAGCGGTTCTCGACATAGCCAAGCCCGGCGACAGGATTCTGTGGGTCTCCTTTGGTTCCGGAGCCGGAAGCGACGCCTTCAGCATCGTCGTTCAGGACGCCATAGAGGAGAAGAGGGACCTCGCGCCGAAGGTTAGGGACTACGTCGAGAGGAAGAAGTACATAGACTACGCCCTCTACGCCAAAGCCAGGAGGAAGTTCATACTGTGA
- a CDS encoding fibrillarin-like rRNA/tRNA 2'-O-methyltransferase: MKVKKHRFPGVYIVIDDDGSEKIATKNLVPGQRVYGERVIKFEGEEYRIWNPSRSKLGAAILNGLKNFPIKPGSTVLYLGIASGTTASHVSDIVGWEGKIFGVEFSPRVLRELVPIVEERRNIVPILGDATKPEGYRALVPKVDVIFEDVAQPTQAKILIDNAKVFLKSGGYGMISVKSRSIDVTKEPEEVFKEVERELSEYFEVVERLSLEPYEKDHALFVVRKP; the protein is encoded by the coding sequence ATGAAGGTTAAGAAGCACAGGTTCCCGGGCGTTTACATCGTCATCGATGACGACGGGAGCGAGAAGATTGCAACCAAGAACCTCGTTCCCGGCCAGAGGGTTTACGGGGAGAGAGTCATCAAGTTCGAGGGCGAGGAGTACAGGATTTGGAACCCGAGCCGTTCAAAGTTGGGTGCAGCTATCCTCAACGGCCTCAAGAACTTCCCGATTAAGCCCGGCTCAACGGTGCTCTACCTCGGAATAGCGAGCGGAACAACCGCTTCCCACGTCAGCGACATCGTCGGCTGGGAGGGCAAGATATTCGGCGTCGAGTTCTCGCCGAGGGTTCTGAGGGAGCTCGTTCCGATAGTCGAGGAGAGGAGGAACATCGTTCCTATACTCGGCGATGCAACGAAGCCCGAAGGCTACCGCGCGCTGGTTCCGAAGGTTGACGTCATCTTCGAGGACGTCGCCCAGCCGACGCAGGCGAAAATCCTCATCGACAACGCAAAGGTCTTCCTCAAGAGCGGCGGCTACGGCATGATTTCGGTCAAGAGCAGGAGCATCGACGTCACCAAGGAGCCTGAGGAGGTCTTCAAGGAGGTTGAGAGGGAGCTTTCCGAGTACTTCGAGGTCGTCGAGAGGCTTAGTTTGGAGCCCTACGAGAAGGACCACGCGCTGTTCGTGGTCAGGAAGCCCTGA
- a CDS encoding rRNA biogenesis protein Nop5/Nop56 (functions along with aFIB and aL7a; guides 2'-O-methylation of ribose to specific sites in RNAs), whose protein sequence is MKVYIAENVRGIYAFDESGKLIASKPFSGKPEVSLDRLLKGEPSDELLVLLDELGGEGYEEFIVEDTELSRKLKELGYNATAEFPNLAGEKLRSSPEEFLGENWFDEYYTVGVALTRLRIQEQSGARDKMIIQAIEALDDIDKVINLLVSRLREWYGLHFPELDEILPKHPQYVAFVKEIGPRENVSREKLEKLGFSEGKVEKILKAAEKSMGAPLGKFDSEIIRKLASEISDLYKLREQIEDYLETAVGEVAPNLKALVGAKLAARLMSLAGGLKELAMMPASTIQVLGAEKALFRHLRTGAKPPKHGVIFQYPAINRSPWWQRGKIARALAGKLAIAARVDYFSGEYIGEELKKELEQRIKEIKEKYPNPPKRKAKPEKKKKKKFKGKDKKGKKHEKGRKEKKGKGKPDKRGKKKKKGKR, encoded by the coding sequence GTGAAGGTTTACATTGCCGAGAACGTCAGGGGCATTTACGCCTTCGACGAGAGCGGGAAGCTCATCGCGAGCAAACCCTTCAGCGGGAAGCCGGAGGTAAGCCTCGACAGGCTTTTGAAGGGCGAACCGAGCGACGAGCTTTTAGTTCTCCTCGACGAGCTGGGCGGAGAGGGCTACGAAGAGTTCATCGTTGAGGACACCGAGCTGAGCAGGAAGCTCAAGGAGCTCGGCTACAACGCCACCGCCGAGTTCCCTAACTTGGCAGGAGAAAAGCTCCGCTCAAGCCCGGAGGAGTTCCTCGGCGAGAACTGGTTCGACGAGTACTACACCGTCGGCGTCGCTCTGACGAGGCTCCGCATACAGGAGCAGAGCGGTGCGCGCGACAAGATGATTATACAGGCAATCGAAGCTCTGGACGACATCGACAAGGTCATTAACCTGCTCGTTTCACGCCTTAGGGAGTGGTACGGCCTTCACTTCCCCGAGCTGGACGAAATTCTGCCCAAGCACCCTCAGTATGTAGCATTTGTCAAGGAAATCGGCCCGAGGGAGAACGTGAGCAGGGAGAAGCTTGAAAAGCTCGGCTTCTCCGAGGGCAAGGTTGAGAAGATTCTCAAGGCGGCCGAGAAGTCCATGGGAGCACCGCTCGGCAAGTTCGACAGCGAAATCATAAGGAAGCTCGCCAGCGAGATTTCCGACCTCTACAAGCTGAGGGAGCAGATTGAGGACTACCTTGAGACCGCTGTTGGCGAAGTTGCTCCGAACCTGAAGGCCCTCGTCGGTGCGAAGCTCGCCGCTCGCCTGATGAGCCTCGCTGGAGGTCTTAAGGAGCTTGCCATGATGCCGGCATCGACGATACAGGTTCTTGGCGCTGAAAAGGCCCTCTTCAGGCACTTAAGAACCGGTGCCAAGCCACCCAAGCACGGCGTAATCTTCCAGTACCCTGCAATAAACCGCTCGCCCTGGTGGCAGAGGGGTAAGATTGCGAGGGCTTTGGCCGGAAAGCTGGCCATAGCGGCGAGGGTTGACTACTTCTCAGGCGAATACATCGGCGAGGAGCTCAAGAAGGAGCTCGAGCAGAGAATCAAGGAAATCAAGGAGAAGTACCCGAACCCGCCCAAGAGGAAGGCCAAGCCCGAGAAGAAGAAAAAGAAGAAGTTCAAGGGCAAGGACAAGAAGGGCAAGAAGCACGAGAAGGGCAGGAAGGAGAAGAAGGGTAAGGGCAAGCCCGATAAGAGGGGTAAGAAGAAAAAGAAGGGCAAGAGGTGA